The Vibrio kanaloae genome has a window encoding:
- the fliF gene encoding flagellar basal-body MS-ring/collar protein FliF produces the protein MADNSQTTDLTVNDSNDHALIAGSELDGEGQNPDLGERSSSKFDMAVGDLDLLRQVVLVLSISICVALIVMLFFWVKEPEMRPLGAYETEELIPVLDYLDLQKIEYSLEGNTISVPASEYNSLKLNMVRAGLNQERNAGDDILMQDMGFGVSQRLEQERLKLSRERQLAKAIEQMKQVRKAQVLLALPKQSVFVRHNQEASASVFLTLKTGTNLKQQEVDSVVDMVASAVPGMKTSRITVTDQHGRLLSSGSQDPMSAARRKEHELERNQEQALREKIDSILIPILGFGNYTAQVDIQLDFSAVEQTRKRFDPNTPATRSEYTLEDYNNGNTVAGIPGALSNQPPADASIPQDVAQMKDGSLTGQGSVHKEATRNFELDTTISHERKQSGTVNRQTVSVAIKDRQSLNPDTGEVVHTPIPVSEINAIRQVLIGTVGFDETRGDLLNVLSMQFAPQVTDIVPDVPIWEHPNFNDWVRWFASALVIIVVVLVLVRPAMKKLLNPAADNDEQMYGPDGMPIGADGETSLIGGDIEGGELFEFGSSIDLPNLHKDEDVLKAVRALVANEPELAAQVVKNWMVDG, from the coding sequence GTGGCAGATAATAGTCAAACAACAGATTTAACCGTAAACGATAGTAACGATCACGCACTTATTGCAGGTTCTGAGCTTGACGGAGAAGGGCAAAACCCCGATCTGGGTGAACGCAGTTCATCGAAATTCGATATGGCCGTGGGCGATCTCGATTTACTTCGTCAGGTTGTATTAGTTCTTTCCATCTCTATTTGTGTAGCGCTTATTGTTATGCTTTTTTTCTGGGTAAAAGAGCCAGAAATGCGTCCATTAGGGGCTTACGAAACAGAAGAGTTGATCCCCGTTCTGGATTACTTAGATCTGCAAAAGATCGAGTACTCTCTTGAAGGCAACACTATCTCTGTTCCTGCCAGCGAGTACAACTCTCTGAAGTTGAATATGGTTCGAGCTGGTTTGAACCAAGAGCGAAACGCGGGTGATGACATTCTCATGCAAGATATGGGTTTTGGTGTGTCACAACGTTTGGAGCAAGAGCGCCTTAAGTTAAGCCGTGAAAGACAGCTTGCGAAAGCCATTGAACAGATGAAACAGGTTCGTAAAGCACAGGTTTTATTGGCCTTGCCAAAGCAAAGTGTGTTCGTGCGTCACAATCAAGAAGCCTCTGCTTCTGTATTCCTAACTCTTAAAACGGGCACCAACCTTAAGCAGCAAGAGGTGGATTCTGTTGTGGATATGGTGGCGAGTGCCGTTCCGGGAATGAAAACCTCACGTATTACCGTAACCGATCAGCATGGTCGATTGTTGAGCTCAGGCTCTCAAGACCCTATGTCAGCGGCGCGTCGTAAAGAACATGAATTAGAGCGTAACCAAGAGCAAGCGCTGCGTGAAAAAATTGACTCTATTCTGATTCCTATTCTTGGGTTTGGTAACTATACCGCTCAGGTGGATATTCAGCTCGATTTTAGTGCGGTGGAGCAAACGAGAAAACGTTTTGATCCAAATACCCCCGCGACTCGAAGTGAGTACACGCTAGAAGACTACAATAATGGCAATACGGTTGCCGGAATTCCAGGTGCTTTGAGTAATCAGCCACCTGCTGATGCCTCAATTCCACAAGATGTTGCCCAAATGAAAGATGGTTCTTTGACGGGCCAAGGTTCGGTTCATAAAGAAGCGACCCGAAACTTCGAGTTAGACACAACCATTAGCCACGAACGTAAACAGAGTGGAACGGTTAACCGTCAGACAGTATCTGTCGCGATAAAAGACCGTCAATCATTGAATCCAGATACGGGTGAAGTGGTCCACACGCCAATCCCTGTGAGCGAGATCAACGCGATTCGCCAGGTTTTGATTGGCACTGTGGGTTTTGATGAAACCCGTGGCGATTTGCTCAACGTATTAAGCATGCAGTTTGCACCACAAGTCACTGACATTGTCCCAGATGTCCCAATTTGGGAGCATCCAAACTTTAATGATTGGGTACGTTGGTTCGCAAGTGCGTTGGTCATCATTGTGGTGGTGTTGGTGCTTGTTCGTCCAGCAATGAAAAAACTGCTTAATCCTGCAGCGGACAACGATGAACAGATGTATGGTCCTGACGGTATGCCAATTGGTGCTGATGGCGAAACCAGCTTAATTGGTGGAGATATCGAAGGTGGCGAACTGTTTGAGTTTGGTTCAAGTATTGACTTACCAAACCTTCATAAAGACGAAGACGTGCTGAAAGCAGTGCGTGCACTCGTAGCGAATGAACCAGAGCTAGCAGCTCAAGTAGTTAAAAATTGGATGGTAGATGGCTAA
- the fliG gene encoding flagellar motor switch protein FliG: protein MANEIAPQQTEGGEVLDVSSVDIDSISGDERAAILLLSLNEEDAAGIIRHLEPKQVQRVGSAMARATDLSQEKVGAVHRAFLDDIQKYTNIGMGSEDFMRNALVAALGEDKANNLVDQILLGTGSKGLDSLKWMDPRQVASIIINEHPQIQTIVLSYLDSDQSAEILSQFPERVRLDLMMRIANLEEVQPSALAELNEIMEKQFAGQAGAQAAKIGGLKAAAEIMNYMDNNVEGVLMDQIRDQDEDMATQIQDLMFVFENLIEVDDQGVQRLLRDVPQDVLQKALKGADEGLREKIFKNMSKRAADMMRDDIEAMPPVKVSDVEAAQKEILGIARKMADSGEIMLSGGADEFL, encoded by the coding sequence ATGGCTAACGAAATAGCTCCACAACAAACGGAAGGCGGTGAAGTGCTTGATGTCTCTAGCGTGGATATCGACTCTATCTCAGGCGATGAACGCGCTGCGATCTTATTGCTAAGTTTAAATGAAGAAGATGCTGCTGGCATTATTCGTCACCTAGAGCCAAAGCAGGTTCAGCGTGTGGGTAGTGCGATGGCGCGAGCTACAGACCTATCCCAAGAGAAAGTAGGCGCAGTGCACCGTGCTTTCTTGGATGATATTCAGAAGTATACCAACATTGGTATGGGCAGCGAAGACTTCATGCGTAATGCGCTGGTGGCTGCCCTTGGTGAAGATAAGGCGAATAACCTTGTTGACCAAATCCTCCTCGGCACAGGTTCGAAAGGTTTGGATTCGCTTAAGTGGATGGATCCTCGTCAGGTGGCGAGCATTATCATCAACGAGCACCCTCAAATTCAAACCATTGTGTTGTCGTACCTCGATTCTGACCAATCGGCAGAAATATTGTCTCAGTTCCCAGAACGCGTTCGTCTGGATCTGATGATGCGTATTGCCAACCTTGAAGAAGTACAACCTTCGGCGCTTGCTGAACTGAACGAAATCATGGAGAAACAGTTCGCGGGTCAAGCGGGTGCTCAAGCTGCCAAAATTGGTGGCCTGAAAGCCGCGGCTGAGATCATGAACTACATGGACAACAACGTGGAAGGCGTCTTGATGGATCAAATCCGTGACCAAGACGAAGACATGGCAACGCAGATTCAAGATTTGATGTTTGTCTTTGAAAACCTTATTGAAGTTGATGATCAAGGTGTCCAGAGGTTGCTGCGTGATGTTCCACAAGACGTTCTACAGAAAGCCCTTAAGGGCGCTGATGAAGGTTTACGTGAGAAGATCTTCAAGAACATGTCGAAACGTGCAGCAGATATGATGAGAGACGATATTGAGGCGATGCCGCCAGTGAAAGTTTCTGACGTTGAAGCGGCTCAGAAAGAGATTTTGGGGATTGCTAGGAAAATGGCAGACAGTGGCGAGATTATGCTGTCTGGTGGCGCCGACGAGTTCCTTTAA